CGACTGTGGGGAAATTAGCTTGGGCAGTGGAGGTGACTTCAGAGGTGGTCATGGGGCGATCGCCTTTAGGCTTTTAGCGGACAAAAAATCACCTCCATTCTAGAATGCATCGGCCTCGAATGCCCCGGCGAGATAATCGATCAGACTCAATTCAGGAGCACCATTGACGCCTTTGCCGCAGGTGATCAGAGCCACATCAAAGCGACAGCCGTAATTTTCATACTGGGGAAATTGAGCTAAAAAATGCAGGGCAGCCTGGATGATTTTACGCTGCTTGCTGGGGGTGATCGCCAAAAGCCCTTGGTGATCTAGGCTGTCCGATTTTCTCGTTTTTACTTCCACAAAGGCCAACAGTTGAGAAATGGGATCCAAGGCCACTAAATCCAACTCTCCCCAGCGACAATGCCAACGGCGGGCGATAATCTGCCAACCCTGGGTCTCTAGGTGTTGCTGCACAAACAGTTCTCCCTGTTCTCCCAGGGCCAGGGCCGCTAATTTTTTTGCTGCTGGATCAGCCATTGATTTTCTCTACATGCCGCCGGATTCCGAATAGCCCTGGAGGTTTTCGGGGTTTTGTTCTTGAAGTAGACGAGTCACAAGGTCGCGGTATTTATTCAGCTCGTATTTGTAGATCACTAAATATTTACCGGCATTAAGACGATTGCGGTAGGGCAAAGCATCGCCACCACCGACGGCTAAACCAATGGTTGTGCCCACAAAATAACTCCCCATCGCCCCGCCGATCGCCCCAGCGAAGCCGCCGACGATGTGATTCCCTGGTGTCCCCGCCCAGGCAAAGGTATCGAGCCCCGTGATGTAGTCAAAGACAAAACCCCCAAAAAAACCGAAGGGAATCAGCCAGGTAGCCATCAGTTTTGCCTGTTTACGGGCCTGTTTGGAGGGGTCGATAAAGCCAAATTCATCGGCGGTTTGGTAGCCTTTGCCGACAATGGCGAGACTTTTGGTGGGGACTTGGGCTTTTTCTAATTGGGTGAAGGCTTCTTCGGCGGTGATTCGGTCAGGAAATACGGCGATCAGGTAGTTCATAGACAGTCAAAAACAATGGGGTTACTTGAGTTTGATTGTAGGCGATCGCCTCCGGCCAGATAAAAGAATCAGGCAGTTTCGAGGCAGGTTTTCAAGGCGATCGCCAACTGGTCAATTTCTGCTGAGGTGGTGAAATAGTGGGTACAGGCACGGATACAGTCAGGGAAACGGATCGTCCGCAAACAAAAACCTTGGCCTTCTAGTTGTTTAACAATTTCGGCGTGACCCTGGGGGGCATCCACTCGAAATGAGACTAAACCGGACGCGGGGGGCGCAGTTTTGAGACATTGCACCTGGGCGATCGCGTTCAGTTTTTCCCAAGCATAGGCGCTGATTTCGCAAATTTGTTGGTAGCGCTCGGCCGTTGTGCCCCATTGTTGATGAAAACCCATGGATGCGGTTAAACCAACGTAGAGGGGATAGGCAGAGGTGGCCACTTCATAGCGGCGGCCATCTGGCGTTAGAGTTACCTCTGTCGTGGAGGGCCATTGGGTCACGCCGCGCCAACCGATAAAAGTCGGTCGATGCTCGGCGATCGCCCCTGGGGAAATATAGAGTCCTCCCACTCCGGCGGGGCCGCACCACCACTTATGGCCGGTGAAAGCATAGAAATCAACACCGAGATCTGGCAAATCGAGGGGCAACACCCCAAAAGACTGGGCCGCATCTACCAGCACTTGAACATTCCCTTGGTGGCAGCGGGCGCAAATCTCCTTGAGGGGCAGCACTTGACCTGTATTCCAAAACAGATGGCTAATCACCAGCAGACGGGTCTGGGGGGTCAACTGTTGGGCGATCGCCTCCACCGGATCCCCTGCATTCAAGGTATCCAACAGGGGACAGATGCGAACTTTTACAGCAAAACGAGCCGCAATTTCCTGGACAATGCCCACAATCCCTGGGTGTTCACAGTCTCCCAATAAAATTTCGTCCCCGGCCTGCCAATCGATGCCCCAGAGGGCGATATTACAGCCAGCGGTAACGTTTTCGGTGAGGACAATATTTTCTGGTTGAGCATTGAGCTCGGCGGCGATCGCCTGACGCAGATCCCGAATCACCTCATTTTCCCATTGGCCCATGGCGAGGGAAAACGGCCCCTGCATTTCGCCCTGCTGATAACTGTCGAGAATGGCGTTGAGGCTGGCTTGGGGCAGTGGCCCTTGGCCGCCATAGTTAAAGTAGTTTTTGTGGGCGAGGGCGGGGAACTGTTGACGGTGGGCGTGCAGGTCAGCCATAAATTTTTTCTAAAAAATGAAATTTTTCAATGATGGGGGCAACGGGCGAAAAATCGAGTCACATCTGGGGAGAAAACTGCTTGGTTTTGGGATCATAGCGCCAGGGAATATTGTCAGGGTCTTTCACCTTACTCCATTCGGCAAAATTCGCTTTTTTCCGCCGTTTATTGAGGGTACTGGGGTGAACCGAAAAACGTTTAGCCAGTTCCGTCTGAATCATCGGTGGCGGTGGTTCTACCGATGGCATTTGCGCTGTTGTTTGGGTCTGGGCGGTGACGGGTTTTTGCTCTGGGTCACTACCGTTAAACATACTGCCAAGGGCGCCACTGGTGAGGAAATAATAAACGACACCTTGCTCATAATTCAGGGTTTGAGCACCATATTTCTTCACCTGGTGATTGAGAAACCAGCGCACATCCTGACCAGCTAGCCCCGTTGCTGTGGTTAGATCGGCAACGGTGATCTTCCCCTGGTTCGCTTCGATGAGGCGACGAAAACTGGGGGTGAGGGTGTGATTGAGCTGCTGCCAACGGTACTGTTGCCACAGAAACCAAGCGACACAAAAGGCGATCACCACAACGCAGACTGTCCAAACGCTAATGAACACGGTCATCAACAGTGCACAGGGTAAAATCAGGATCAAGGGGCTTTTTGCGTCTTTCTCCATCGGTTTTGTGGGGGGAAGGATCTACTGAGTATTGTATTCATGGTGAGCGTCCTTGATGAATATCAAAGTGCTTTTTGACCGGGGGAGCAATTTTTTGCGCCCTGTTTGGGTGATTGATTCATGAAAAAAACCTTCGGCTTTGCCCGTTCCGAAAAAGAAGCAGTTATGCTGAAATGGCGACCTTGCCCCTGGGATTAGACCAAATATTCGCCCGCCGTTATCGCAAAATTAACAACCATGAAAGTCGGACTCCAAGCACTCCTGAGCGATGCTCACCTCGATGCCAATCAGCCCCAAAGTCAACGGCAACTTTCCATTTCGATTGGGGCGATCGCCGCTGATTTCCAAAATGCCCTCCCCCTAAACCTGTGCCTGGTGCTTGACCATAGTGGCTCCATGGCCGGGCAACCCTTGCGCACCGTCAAGGAAGCCGCTTTACAACTGGTCGATCAACTCCAGCCGGGCGATCGCCTCTCTGTCATTGCCTTTGACCACAAGGCCAAAGTGATTGTCGCCAACCAAGAAGTCACAGACAAGGCCCAGATCAAAGCCAAAATCAACCGCCTCGAAGCCGCTGGGGGAACATGTATCGATGATGGGCTCAAGCTTGGCCTCCAGGAACTTACCAGTAGCCCAGGAAAACGAGTTGCCCAAGTTTTTATGCTCACCGATGGCGAAAATGAACATGGCGACAATGGCCGCTGCTTAGAAATTGCCAAAGTTGCCGCCGAATATGGAGTCACCTTCAACACCCTCGGTTTTGGAGAAAATTGGAACCAAGACGTCCTCGAAACCATCGCCGACGCTGCCAATGGTAGTCTGGCCTACATTGAAGCACCAGACCAAGCCCTGAGGGAATTTGAACGGCTCCTCCAACGCGCTCAGTCGGTGGGACTCACCAATGCCCAATTGCTGCTACAACTGACCCCGGGGGCACGGCTGGCCGACCTCAAACCCCTCGCCCAAGTTGCTCCAGAAACCATCGAACTCCCCGTGCAACGGGAGGGGGATTTCTACGGGGTGCGCCTGGGGGATCTCTTAACCGATGTTCCTCGGATTATTTTGGCTAATCTCTACATCGATCAACTCCCCCCAGGCCAGCAGACCATTGCCCTGGCCCAGGTACGCTATGACGACCCTGCCACTGGTCAAACGCGTCTTATGTCTGAAAGTATGCCTGTGACAGTGGCGGTACAGAGTCAATATCAGCCAGCCCCGAACCCCGCTGTGCAGCAGTCAATCCTTGCCCTCGCAAAATATCGTCAAACCCAATTAGCCGAAGATAAACTCAAGGCAGGCGATCGCCAAGGGGCCGCAACCCTCTTGCAAACGGCAGCCCAAACAGCAATTCAATTGGGAGATAAAAACGCCGCAACTATCCTTCAGCAAAACGCCACCCAACTCCAGTCTGGGCAAGCACTCTCAGAAGGCGATCGCAAACGGACGCGCATTGCCGCCAAAACCATGATTCAACCCTAATATCCCAAGGGATTAGGATTCTTCGTCAAATTCCACCTGGACTGTTGCCTCCTCAAAGCTCACTATATCTCCGTGGCGAAGCTTGCGTTTGCGCCGGGTTTCTGTTTCTCCGTTGACTTCCACAAAACCCCCTTGAATCACCAGTTTGGCTTGGCCCCCTGTGGTGACGAGGTCTGTGATTTTCAAAAATTGATCCAATTGGATCGTCGGTTCGTCGCTAGGCACTTGGGTCATTGGGGTCGAAAAAATCGCGAAAAAAGAAAGTTAGAGGGTTGTCGCAAAAAGCTGTTGCACTTCTTGCCAAGCTGCTTGGGCCGCCTGTTTATTGTAGCTGGCACGGCGATCGCAAAAAAAGCCGTGGTCTGCCCCGTCATAGCGAAAAATTCTGTGCTCAATCTGGTGGGTCTTGAGGGCCGCTTCAATTTGATCGATCTGTTCTGAAGGAATCGATTGATCCGCTAGGCCAAAAAAGCCATACAGTTTCCCCTGGATCTGGGCGGTGTAATCAAGGGTCACTCTATTGGACTCTCCAGGACACCAAGTGGTAATCCCAGCCCCATAAAAAGAAGCCGTTGCCTTAATTGCGGGTAAGGTCGCCCCCAGATAAGTGACATGGCCCCCAAAGCAAAAACCGATGGCCCCAACCCCTGTTTGTTTTACCTGGGGCAAACCGTAGAGATAGTCGATTGTCGCCTGGAGATCGCTCAATAGCTCTGTTGCCTTTGTCTGTTCTTTGTACTGACGGCCCAGTTGAATATCTGCTGGGGTATACCCTGCCTCAAAGCCTGGGGCCAGACGCTGATAAAGAGCTGGGGCGATCGCCACATAGCCCAATTGTGCAACGCGATCTGTGACATCGCGAATGTGGCTATTCACCCCAAAAATTTCTTGGACTACGACCACCGCTGGTAACGGCTCTAAGGTGACTGGATAGCTCACATAGGCGGCAATCTCCAGGTCACCATTGGGAATTTGTACTGTTTCTCTCTGGAGTTGGGGCATCACGAAAAATCACTGAACAATCACGTCTGGATCTCCCATTGTAAAGGGGATGCTCCCAGGCGATCGCTTCCCTGGGATACGTACAAAAAGAGGGGGTATTTTTCCCCTCTTATCACGTACTCTCTACGTCAAATTTGCCAAATGACTCGAGCTAAAATCCCTAACGTTTTGGCAGAAATGCCATTGGGTTGGTTGCACCATTGCCGCTGGGGTGGATTTCAAAGTGGAGGTGAGGGCCAGTACTAAAACCTGTACTTCCCATGGCTGCAAT
The nucleotide sequence above comes from [Synechococcus] sp. NIES-970. Encoded proteins:
- a CDS encoding hypothetical protein (conserved hypothetical protein), coding for MNYLIAVFPDRITAEEAFTQLEKAQVPTKSLAIVGKGYQTADEFGFIDPSKQARKQAKLMATWLIPFGFFGGFVFDYITGLDTFAWAGTPGNHIVGGFAGAIGGAMGSYFVGTTIGLAVGGGDALPYRNRLNAGKYLVIYKYELNKYRDLVTRLLQEQNPENLQGYSESGGM
- a CDS encoding hypothetical protein (conserved hypothetical protein); translation: MEKDAKSPLILILPCALLMTVFISVWTVCVVVIAFCVAWFLWQQYRWQQLNHTLTPSFRRLIEANQGKITVADLTTATGLAGQDVRWFLNHQVKKYGAQTLNYEQGVVYYFLTSGALGSMFNGSDPEQKPVTAQTQTTAQMPSVEPPPPMIQTELAKRFSVHPSTLNKRRKKANFAEWSKVKDPDNIPWRYDPKTKQFSPQM
- a CDS encoding dienelactone hydrolase family protein, encoding MPQLQRETVQIPNGDLEIAAYVSYPVTLEPLPAVVVVQEIFGVNSHIRDVTDRVAQLGYVAIAPALYQRLAPGFEAGYTPADIQLGRQYKEQTKATELLSDLQATIDYLYGLPQVKQTGVGAIGFCFGGHVTYLGATLPAIKATASFYGAGITTWCPGESNRVTLDYTAQIQGKLYGFFGLADQSIPSEQIDQIEAALKTHQIEHRIFRYDGADHGFFCDRRASYNKQAAQAAWQEVQQLFATTL
- a CDS encoding von Willebrand factor type A domain protein, whose amino-acid sequence is MKVGLQALLSDAHLDANQPQSQRQLSISIGAIAADFQNALPLNLCLVLDHSGSMAGQPLRTVKEAALQLVDQLQPGDRLSVIAFDHKAKVIVANQEVTDKAQIKAKINRLEAAGGTCIDDGLKLGLQELTSSPGKRVAQVFMLTDGENEHGDNGRCLEIAKVAAEYGVTFNTLGFGENWNQDVLETIADAANGSLAYIEAPDQALREFERLLQRAQSVGLTNAQLLLQLTPGARLADLKPLAQVAPETIELPVQREGDFYGVRLGDLLTDVPRIILANLYIDQLPPGQQTIALAQVRYDDPATGQTRLMSESMPVTVAVQSQYQPAPNPAVQQSILALAKYRQTQLAEDKLKAGDRQGAATLLQTAAQTAIQLGDKNAATILQQNATQLQSGQALSEGDRKRTRIAAKTMIQP
- a CDS encoding hypothetical protein (conserved hypothetical protein (TIGR00252)); amino-acid sequence: MADPAAKKLAALALGEQGELFVQQHLETQGWQIIARRWHCRWGELDLVALDPISQLLAFVEVKTRKSDSLDHQGLLAITPSKQRKIIQAALHFLAQFPQYENYGCRFDVALITCGKGVNGAPELSLIDYLAGAFEADAF
- a CDS encoding L-cysteine/cystine lyase; its protein translation is MADLHAHRQQFPALAHKNYFNYGGQGPLPQASLNAILDSYQQGEMQGPFSLAMGQWENEVIRDLRQAIAAELNAQPENIVLTENVTAGCNIALWGIDWQAGDEILLGDCEHPGIVGIVQEIAARFAVKVRICPLLDTLNAGDPVEAIAQQLTPQTRLLVISHLFWNTGQVLPLKEICARCHQGNVQVLVDAAQSFGVLPLDLPDLGVDFYAFTGHKWWCGPAGVGGLYISPGAIAEHRPTFIGWRGVTQWPSTTEVTLTPDGRRYEVATSAYPLYVGLTASMGFHQQWGTTAERYQQICEISAYAWEKLNAIAQVQCLKTAPPASGLVSFRVDAPQGHAEIVKQLEGQGFCLRTIRFPDCIRACTHYFTTSAEIDQLAIALKTCLETA
- a CDS encoding S4 domain protein, encoding MTQVPSDEPTIQLDQFLKITDLVTTGGQAKLVIQGGFVEVNGETETRRKRKLRHGDIVSFEEATVQVEFDEES